The stretch of DNA ATTTCAAGTTTTAACAAGAACTCGAGCAACTTATCAAAACAAGTTACGCAACGATTACAACATTACAACATAAAACTAATAACAGAGTGACAAAATTATCAGAAATAAGACGAACTATTGAACAGAGAAAAAAAATCGTAGATGTTAAAATACCATAAATATTTAAACGCTAACAGTACGGAAATCAAACTTAAAACTAACGAAACAATAATAACAACGAAAATTCAAGCACATTATTGTAAAAACAATACTTACCCAGACAAATTTGAAGAAAATTGGACCTAACCTAGACTAAATTCAAAGAAAGAGTTCTCACGAAAGCGAAATCCGTACACTGCTCTAAAAAGAAAGCGAAAAAGATTAAAAAATGAAACATAAAACATGATGGTAAAAAGGACAAGGGCAAATATGTCatttattaatatattttaaGTTAAAATGGCTAGAAATCAATTACACGACGGTGGCTATTTTTAGATAGCCATCCGTAAAAATGACTACGCAATGCCATTTTGACAAAAGTTATACAATGCTAGTCTCTCTCTCTATAACAATTTGTAAGATGTCCAATGCCATCATGGCCTATTTCTTTAAAATAATACTCACTTGCATAGTGTTATGCTTAATATTTAGTAAATTAATTCAATAATCTTAGTAGCTTAATTAATTCCTAATCAAATTAACCCCTTATTATAATCGCgaattcgcttgcgtagcgcgatagttgactttttaataatttttaaaattaattttctcaaatgtagtaattttttcaaaaaataataacaCGCTAATAATCCTTGTCATGACTACAGATTCGCTTGCGTAACGCTGTTATGACAAAATTAATTTCGTCTCGATCATGCATTCACTTGCGTAGTATGGTTACGACATCTTATTATTCAAAACATCCGTTAATAAATCTATTAATCAGTCAATAAAAGCAGACATGCAAAACATAAAAATCCAATAAAGCACAGTTTATCCagaattaattcaagccaagtttaagccgataaagcgaccgtgctagaaccacgggattcggggaatgccttacaccttctccccggtcaacagaattccttacctgaaCTTTGTTTTTACGGACCATTAAAAAttgagtcaaaccttcctttgaccagcgattcaaataaaaggtgacttagaACACCaataaatcaattccaagtgacgATTCCGTAAATAAATAATCcatactcaaatttgtcacttcaaATGGAAAAACTCTTTTAACCCATAACAATTCATAACATACATATCTTTTGgagtaaaaaggggtgtgacagttgACATGGATTAGACTTATTTGGCTTAAGCCTTCTAGGTATTTGCGATTGGAAGAGAAAACTAATTTACGGGTTACATTTATACTCGGAGAGAAATGAAGTGCACAAAGGAACATACTCCATTTCTCAAGTCTCTTACTGATACCTGAAGTTTGCTCTATCCTAGAAAGTGGAGAATCAGCACACAGAAATTTGTTCAGGACACGTAGAATAGCCATGTGAAAGAAATCATAACCTACGGAGGGAATGAGCTAGGTTACAAAACACTCATGCAAAAGTGTTTTGCATTGACTGATTAAATGAAAAAAAGAAGATCTATATACAACAATtgcctccaaaaaaaaaaaaaaaaaaaaaaccatacTTCATCAACATTTAGATCGAGGAATTGTCAAAAAGGCAACAGGATACTGGCAAAGATTAAATACCTGCCAAACCCAGTGCTGGAGAATAATCGGCACCGTTGTACTTGCCTTTCGACAGGGCAAATAAACCTACCACAGAAATAAAATACAGTCAGCTGATAGTTTACAAAAAGGTAAAGGATGGTGGAGCAGATAAACCTAGAATCAGGAATCCCCATTAAACTGATTACAAGTGTTAATAAGCAAATGATAGGCTTTTGTTCTACAATCATGAAACTAATATAAACAAAGCTTTTTCCGAAAAATAAATGAACATACAACAGTATTAAAAGGAAGGAtaaaaataagtttaaattgcATCTCAATTAGTGAGCATGAATTTGTGGATGGATTTTAAATGAATGAATTTCCAATATACAAGTTTAAACACCTCAAAAAATGTGCATCAAAGTGGCAGAGCATCGTGCACTGGATTGTTTAGAAGCAACTAAAGCCAACAATACTTCATAAGCAGTTGGGACTTGGGCATAgtatccttttttcttttttaaataaacAGGAGTTGGGAATAGAGTATATATCTGAATCTACTCTGCACAGTATCAACTGCAGTGATGATGATGTAATTCTTATACTTGAAAAATGTTCACTGACTTGCTGCAGTTTGTGTTGGTTAATTGGGACAGTTTGCACCAattaaaaaataagtaaaaattcaACAAAGTTCTGTCTTCTTTTTTCTATCCACAATAATGAGTGTCGCTTTTGACATGAATGCAGCTTGGTTACTATTGAAAATTGAATTAACCAGGTAAAGAAACCAACACAAAAAGTGGTAGGGGCTCAGTGGTAGCCAAACaataaaaatctatttacccCCGTCACCAAGTTGTCCTAATAGGAATTGGGTGGATAGATTTTCAGTTAGAGGCCTAATAAAACGCCTTTAACACGGGATAATTGCAATGCTACTCCATAGACCAAAGATTGATAGTTATACTTGGATAATAGATACCTCAAGCATGGATCTTGGACTTCTCAACTCGTGTTCGAGGAATTGCCAGGATTGCTATAAGTCCACCGGCAAATGCTGAAACTGCTGCCACAACCAAGGCTGGTGAGTTGCCTCCACCAAAGAGCTCATCCCATGGTCCGCTTCCAAGTGAAACCAACATCTAtgaacaataacaaaatgaatctCATTTACTGGCTTAGACGTCTTCCGGAAAGTGACAAGATGCATGctaattaaagtgcagtaaaatTTTCCTCCTGAAAACACTGAGAATAACaatattatttcaagtttttgcTAAGCCTAGTAAATTTTTCACTGAAAAGAAGGGCAGGGGAAAAAACAGCTAAATAGATCAAAATGGCGAGTTACATCGTGGAAATGCCTccatattataaaaatatttatttgccaGCGATTGACACTACTAACTTGTCATCATAACTGCTGCTTTTTTCCCCTCTCAATTGTGGCAGAGAACATACCAGAATTATATATTAATGCAAAGAGCAAAATTTGAGATAGTGGGATAAAAGAGGTGAACATTTCAAGAAGACTCATAATTTCATTTCCTCTGCCACCTTCTAACTTTTATAGTACAATAACACATCCATGAAAAGCCTAAAGTACTACATAATTTTCCAGACCTTACTATTTCTCCCACAAAGTATACACACTACTAACCTCCTAATTTGGGAAACCTGCAAATCACTGCCCCCCTTTGAATGAGGCGAACAATGTTAGGTTCCATGTTTAAATGTCAAGAAAGGTTCGTTCACCGGTGTAGCTTTATAACAGGGAAGTTTATAATGCTGCTGCACAAATATACGCAAAATATGCATTTTGTTCATTtaagaaatataattttttccaATAGCAGGGAAATTTCTTCCCCACTAGCTTGGGACGGAGGCATAATTGTTATTGTTGCAATAGTAACTGAGAAATCCCCTATGGGGTAGCTGGCCAATCCCAAAGTTGGAGCATAAAGTCGACACTCAAGGGAGTATGGACCCACCCCATAACCCTCCTACCACTTAAATACCAAACAAGTGACGTGTGTCTACCACACAATCTTTAAACCAAAGTCCTAGGGCCATCTAACAAATTTAATCTTAAATTGCTAAATCAAAGAATccaaagcaaaagaaagaaatgCTGATTTTGACTATAGCAAAAAGCAAGACACTAAGAAGTTTGCTATGTAGAAGAAATCCAGCTGATTTATGTTTTGACTTTCAGCAGACCAAGTGACTTCTTTTGAATCTAAATAGAGACACTCTTATTCTGACAAGTCCCCTCAAACTCAAAGTGGGAAAACAAACCTGAGTTTGCTTATTTTGAAAACATAGAAAGTCAATGCTGAAACTTCGCTAGAATAGTACGCAATTGATGGAAAACAAGTATAAACGGCGGAAGCAAATAGCCAAGATCACTTGCATGTAATATAGACAACACACAATCACAGATTTTAATCAAACATAAAATCGATACTTATCTCTTGAAGCGTGACAGCGATTGCGAAAAGCGCCTTCAAGTAAGAGCAAAATCGTCCACGAGACCGTCCTCCAATTCCACAGTCTTCTGTTGTGTGACCCGAATAATGTACGGAATTAGCGAAATTCGTGTGGGCGAATTTCTCCCAGGAAAACCGTGTAGTAAAACCCATGGCCTCCTTATGGAATAAGACCCTTTTTATATAGCCACAGGTTTTAGGGTTTAAAACCTTTTCCTAAACATGTTGGGTCTTCCTTTTCCACCAAGAAATAGAATTTCATTTAATTCCTAATTATTCGGGCAGAGCAGGGACCGCAGTATTTAATTAACGAGGCTTCCTATTATGGACTTAATTCGAAATATCCGAATTaatactaccataataaattacgaattattctactaaaaattcataattgcactcctcagttcaatttcgaaattcttccattaaaccttatttaactccccattttaagattcagatactaatcaaataaattaaattactgacaatttaattaattaattatttcctttagactttcgcttaacttatttcatgtgacggatacaaaatccacctgcacggtttacacatgaaaatttataagctttcataaaggtgtatcatcaatctctagacCGAGACATGGATTCCGTCAACTAAATATTACTTTGCCAATGTATatcattattgtccaatttaccaaGCATATTGACACACGAAaggatctcgccttttaataaatcaaaacaataataatatacacagctaataataaatatatcaagattaagagtataagtacatttaatggctagagaatttattttattaagtaagtataaaatacttatctttacttggtccgttcaatacatacaaaatgtactagcacaaaaagttggaattaaaccattcccataatcaagataaattatatttaatcttgtgctacaatcattcctgatagtttgtccaattccatcattagattgtgaacatgatctttatactcataagaaccgatgatttaatctttcgTTTATAAGCTatactctatacactaaatcatctactatataagtaaaGGACAAACAGATATATGatttatttaaaactttattaaaattgaataacaattgttccataataaatactactccctccgttccaatttatgtgaacctatttgactgggcacagagtttaagaaaaaatgaagaattttggaatttgtggtcttaaacaattcaaaaaggggttCAGAGTATTTGTGttgttataaaagcttctcattaagggtagaattataagtttaagcaaaattgtttccaaatatagaaaggggtcattctttttggaacggaccaaaaaggaaataggttcacataaactggaatggAGGTAGTATATGCAAACCAAAAttcatggttaatagtatatatcccaacaatctcccactttgACTTTTAACCATGACAATTATTAAAATATACTATGTCTAAATgtatggttaatagtatataccCTAACGGCAATCACCAAAAAAAAAACGGTGTTGGAATTCTTTGCTCCAGAAAGTTGTTGGTAACAGTACAGCGAAAATAAAGTGCTATTTGCACTACTCATTAAGAGAGATCTGTTCTGACAGAACATAGCATAATTCGAACTGGCAAAATAGAGACAAGAAATTCAAGGTTTAGAGGAAGGCGATCGTCATGTAGAAAGTTGTAATGGCTATCTCGGTAGAGATGAACAGTGCTTGAACGATCTTAGAGAGCAAAGCGGTGTCTGAACAATTGCCAGAGAGGAGCGGTGCATAAATGGTTGCCGGAGAGATGAGTAGTGGCACCCGTTGCTGGAGAGAGGAGAAGTGCCAGAAACCAAAaggaagaaatgaaaaaaaaaaaaaaattggctaGACGAGTAACACAAATTGTACCCGCAGGTAGCGGAAGCTGTTTGAGTCTTTACCAAGAACATTAGAAGCTGTGATACCATGTGATTTTAGAAgaaacttcttttttttttccaacagAACTGAGAAGAAACTTATCATTGACTTGATTAAGTAACAATGTCCAAGAGATGCTCTTATATAGGAGCATAGGCTATGAACAATATGGTAGGTATTCATTTTCAATGTTAGTAAGGTTAAAGTAAATGTTCCATCGAGTACTAAATACAGAGTACTCTAAGGTGTCTTATAGAGTATTTCATAAGATATTTTTAATTCAAATATAAAGATTCTAGACACATTTCTCTATATTCTAACACTAAATACATTACAAAAAAAATACACAAAAGACTTTTGGTATTTCCACCTACTTTTGGCTAGAAACATCATTAACTTTATTCCCCTCCCCTTCCTCTCCTTCTCCTTTCTTTTCTTCCTCTAAGATACCCAAAAAAATTCATTTCTCCTATGCCTCTGTTTCTCTATAGTGCTTTCACTCAAAACATCTGGAAGGGCTGAAATTTTGTGACAAGCCCTTTTTGGATCCATAGAATTAGTGGCTTGGAAGCAAcatgaaataaaaagaaacaaaagaataGACGAGCAAAGCGATACCTGTGGAATCACAATTGCTAGATTCAGAACACCCATTGAAAGTCCTGCAAGGTTGAAAGCAGCAATTGAACCATTACTTTCTATTTGATCCATGGATAAGCTAAAGAGACATAATTCGACCTACCTTGTCCTAGCCCTAGAGCTTCAATCCTAGAGGATACCAAAGCATACGGAACACTGTATGTTATCTGCAAAGAAttagtttgaaaaaaaaaaaaatcagagcCTGGACGAAGTTCTCTCCAAGCCAACATAAATATAGTGCTTATGCTAAAGCCTTTTGTAATAGTTACTTCCCTCTAATACCCTTCCATATCATGTTACAGTTGATAGCCTTCAAGATTCAGTCAGTTACACAATAATATCATTTCAGCTTATAGAAGTTTGAAAAGCAACAGATTTCAACTGTCATCAGCTCGCAATATTGTCTACCCGAAAGAAAAGAAAGAGCGAAAGCGAGCAAGCTGTCAACTGACTGACAAAATCTGACGTTGTTTCAGAAGACAAAAGGGAAAGGAAGAGATAGTTTCCAAATTTTCAGAAGAAATAAAATATCTTCTACAAGCCCATAAACTGCTCACTAAACGGCCTACTTATTTCTCCCTGGCCCTTAACTCTTATAATAAAACAATGTAAAAGTTTTAAATTTCCTTTCAGTTCTCTATCATTTTCCATCTTATTTTCTTTCTTCCCCTAGTTTCAAACAAAGGCATTGAGTAGGAAACAAAAGACAGATAGCAATTGGTTGTCCATAAATAATACTGAGAAAGGAGATAACTTGCAGTTTAGAGGTGTCTAATCTTTCCATTCTCCAACATATGCATGTGTTAGTGCATAAGAATTGAAGGATACAACTTCAAGTAACTTACTGCCAGCGGGATCCCAAGAATAGCAAATACTACTAGCGCAGCCATAACAATGCCATCTGGGGGAAGATCCAGACCAATGTCCATGTTATTCCGAACAACACTAATTATAAGCATTGCTATAAAGCAGAGACACATGACTATGTTTGAAACTCCCCATGTGAAACCAGCCCCCCATTTCCGACAGAGCTTCTCCATGAAAACTGATGTTATTCCAAGGAGCACTGAGTTCAACATTAGACCCAATGCACCCATTCTAACTCCAGTACTATAGTTCTTTCCATCATTTGGCTCACCACCATAAATCTCTCTGCCAAACCAGTCAGTATCGAACAACAGAAATGGAAACCATCCTATCCAAGTCAGAGCAGTGACAAGCAGGATCACCCAAACTGAAACTGGGAAGAACTTGAAAGTTCCAAATAATTCCCAGAGAAAAGCTTCTTCTTGACTATGGCTTGATTCTCCAATCTCTTCGTTAGTATGAGGGGTAACCTGACTGGGACTTAGAGGCTGCTCATTGGCTGCAGATATGCTGATATATGTAGTGCTTGCAATAAAAATAATGTCAATAACAAAAGCAGCCTTGAGATTGGCACAGTTGACGGTGCATGCAGAACTGAGGGTGAAAGGAAAGATCTTGAACCAGCCACTGTAAGATCCAGTGGCATAGCCAAGGATGTTACCAATAGCCATAAACAAGGAGAAGTACGCATTTGCTACTCGAGTTCTTCTGTGATCCTTTCCTACCATGCATAGAGATCACAAGAAAGATGTCACAACTTTTAAGGCAACTTCCCGAAGTAATAAATTGTTACAGATTGAAGACGAGAATACCCTGTCGTTAATGTAAGTTGGTGTCTTTTTTTGATAAGAGACAATACATGTTGGTTTCTTATCAAAAATTAAGTTGGTGTCTCACAAAAGATTCTACCAAGCATTTTATATTCTTTGTCGTATTAATGATGCTCTAACTCTATATATTTCTACTTAATCCAAGAAGCCCTCTGCCTCAAATCTGATAACTATAACTGAACCAATGCCACCATTTTCATCGATTTCTCTATTTTTTATGCATATATTGCTCTCCCCCAAATGGGAAGTGCGGCCAAAAAATGAAATGACGATATAGAAAGGACATATTACTAGCTCCTTAGGTGGACCAAGAAAACATTATACAAACAACAAAGTACGCCGCAAGCCCAAACAAGTTGGGGTAGGCAATATGAATCTGAACATGTCGCTCCATTTAAGCTCATCTGCCATGAAAACATAAGTAATAAACTAAATAAGCAAATGTTTATTCTTAAAGAAATTAGAAAACTGAAGTAGGATTCTGAAAAGCCAAAGCTTGTAGACTATGATATATATTTCCTACATAAGAGATTTAATTTGGATTTTTGCTTTTTATTATAAGGTAGAAAACAGATTAAATATGGATCTTGTAATAGTCGTCTCATTTTTAATTAAAAGACAGAAACATAAGTATAATGTCTACTAAAAAGGAAAATATACTAAAAAGTAAAGGGAACAAATTTCAAGACAGTTGTGACAACATTAATACTCTCTCCGATCTAGTTTGTATGAACCTTTTCGCTTTCGGAGAGTCAATTTAACTAATATTTGACGCTAAATTATATTAGATTAACTCaatatttaaatattaaaatttagatattcaaGAACTATGCGAAAAATACTATAAGTTACAACTCTTCTCAGATTCAATATGactgaaaaataaaatttcaaaatgtTGGTCAAAGTTTACATAGTTGAATCTCGAAAAGTGaaaaggttcacataaattggaacagatggagtattaaaaaataaaaataatgcaAACTATAGTCCCAAGGAGATAAAATTACCAGGCGATTTTTCCTATCTGCCTAAGCTTTAGTGGACATAGTTAGCCGGTACTTGTGCTTGAGGACCGTGGGAAGTAACAGGTACCCGGAATATTGGAGGTGCGCTTAATGGACACCACtgtcattaaaaaaaaaatactatataTCTTATCGATGAATAATTTGCTCATCAGCCCATTGATCCGCTGAAAGAAAGAAATTAAGTATAGGTAGTATATTGTGGGTCTGCCCCGCTACATAGGGGAAGGAGCAGCTTTGTCCATTGCACTAAATACGAGTTCTAGCACTATAACTTTACAAGCACAAGTCGGAAAAATGTCCATCGCGTTGCCACGAATGATTGTCGATTTTTCCTAGAAGAAAACGTTATTCCATTGATAGAAACAGAGAATTTACCCaccaaaaaaaaggaaaaaggaaaaagaaaaaaaggaagacTACCAAATATATAAATCAAAATGACAAAATTATAAATTCAAAGCCCAAATGCAGATAAAGAAGCATAGTAGAAAATGCAATAGCAGAAAAATCCACAAGCACGTGCTTAAAAAAAGATACTAGTAATAGTTAAAATTGAAAGGAGAGCTTACTAGTAAGATCAGCAAGAAGAGCACGGCAAGGTCCTTGAGTCAAATTATTAGCAACATCAAGCAGCCAAAACCCTACTATGAAAGCTGCTATAGCCCGCACTTTTTTCTCACCCCTATCGCCGAACAACCAACCAATATCAGCTGAGAAACCGATGATCAACACAGCAATCATGATCGACACAGCTCCGGCAACAATAAACGGCCGCCGGCGACCGAAACGACTGGTACACCGGTCACTCATGTGTCCAACCAAAGGCTGAACCAGTAAGCCCGAAAGCGGCCCGCACAGCCATATTATGCTAGCCCACGCGTGAGGAATTCCGAGCTCTTGCACGTATGGTGTGAGTAGTGACAGCTGTAAAGCCCACCCGAATTGTATCCCGCCGGCTACTGATGCCACTCGGAGGAGTAGCCTCAACGGTACTCTGGCCCGGCCCGGTTCTCGGCTCGGCCCGCGGTTATGTCGCGTTCTGTGTCCTCTATGACCTTCCGGCATCGTGGAAGTATCTGTATTTCTACGTATACATGTACGTTATATATACGTGCTTTCTAGTGTGTgcgtgtgtgagagagagagagatagataaATGGTGGAAAGAAAGGTGGGGGAATTGGTGTTGGAAATGGAGTTGGAGGATCATAAGAAAATGCCCTTGTAGGATAAGAAAATTACATGATATGGACAAGGAGCGAGGAAAATATGGTACAAGGTGTTGATTCCCAGCTTGGACTTGTTATTGAGGAATGTGAACTTTGGTTACGTCTATGAACTGCTATCATTTGTTACTTTGCTTAGTAAAATCAAAGAATGATTTATCTTCATGAAGTTATCCAGATAAGCGACAAGCGAATAAGATTTAACATATTGGGACGGAGAAATATATTGTTTTTTTTCATTTAATTTACTTACCAAAATTTTGTATTTTGTTTTAAACTGTTTTCAATCAAACATGAGCCTTTAAAATCACGACGTAATTACTATTTTCACCGCATGAGAAGTAAAT from Nicotiana tomentosiformis chromosome 11, ASM39032v3, whole genome shotgun sequence encodes:
- the LOC104119411 gene encoding sucrose transport protein SUC4-like isoform X2 — translated: MPEGHRGHRTRHNRGPSREPGRARVPLRLLLRVASVAGGIQFGWALQLSLLTPYVQELGIPHAWASIIWLCGPLSGLLVQPLVGHMSDRCTSRFGRRRPFIVAGAVSIMIAVLIIGFSADIGWLFGDRGEKKVRAIAAFIVGFWLLDVANNLTQGPCRALLADLTRKDHRRTRVANAYFSLFMAIGNILGYATGSYSGWFKIFPFTLSSACTVNCANLKAAFVIDIIFIASTTYISISAANEQPLSPSQVTPHTNEEIGESSHSQEEAFLWELFGTFKFFPVSVWVILLVTALTWIGWFPFLLFDTDWFGREIYGGEPNDGKNYSTGVRMGALGLMLNSVLLGITSVFMEKLCRKWGAGFTWGVSNIVMCLCFIAMLIISVVRNNMDIGLDLPPDGIVMAALVVFAILGIPLAITYSVPYALVSSRIEALGLGQGLSMGVLNLAIVIPQKTVELEDGLVDDFALT
- the LOC104119411 gene encoding sucrose transport protein SUC4-like isoform X1, which gives rise to MPEGHRGHRTRHNRGPSREPGRARVPLRLLLRVASVAGGIQFGWALQLSLLTPYVQELGIPHAWASIIWLCGPLSGLLVQPLVGHMSDRCTSRFGRRRPFIVAGAVSIMIAVLIIGFSADIGWLFGDRGEKKVRAIAAFIVGFWLLDVANNLTQGPCRALLADLTRKDHRRTRVANAYFSLFMAIGNILGYATGSYSGWFKIFPFTLSSACTVNCANLKAAFVIDIIFIASTTYISISAANEQPLSPSQVTPHTNEEIGESSHSQEEAFLWELFGTFKFFPVSVWVILLVTALTWIGWFPFLLFDTDWFGREIYGGEPNDGKNYSTGVRMGALGLMLNSVLLGITSVFMEKLCRKWGAGFTWGVSNIVMCLCFIAMLIISVVRNNMDIGLDLPPDGIVMAALVVFAILGIPLAITYSVPYALVSSRIEALGLGQGLSMGVLNLAIVIPQMLVSLGSGPWDELFGGGNSPALVVAAVSAFAGGLIAILAIPRTRVEKSKIHA